The genomic DNA CATCCACGGCCGTGGGACGAGCTGGGGGTTAGTCTCGTCCGTCCTGGGCAGTGCCGGGTACGTACCAGCGTGGAAACCACGCATACCGCTAGCCAGCACGCGCATGTAGGCCTGGCTCGGCACTTGCTTGTTCAGCCCGACAAGAGAACGCATCGACATTTTCCTAGGTTCTGCCGTAGCGCGATGTAGGATGGAGCGGACTTCACCCTTtgccggcgcgcctgcgatTGGATttcggcgtgcgctgatTGGCCGGCGGGGAGAAACAGGGAACGGGCAGCCTAGTAGGTCCTCCACTCCCAACCGGTCTCCGAAATGATCCGACAGCGCCGCCATGCGGGGGGCGCGTgggccgcgcacgacgcgtcAAGGCCTGCGATGCACGCGCGCAATAGACATACGAGAGAGTAGGTATGGGTATAGACTATATATGAATTCGTGATACGCTCTCACGACAACACATTTTTGGGGTTGGGAGGGGGGGAGCAGGACGATGAGCTTACTCGACTTCTTCGTGGGGACGCTTCACCGGCTCGTCCTGGAACAGGAAGTTGCAGTAGCAGCACACGTAGAACAGGATCATCTTGTTAAAGGTGCGCTTGCTCTGATCCTGGAACATGACAGCCTCCTGGTGACCGCAGCTGGGGCAGGTAAGGTCGTgcgtccggcgcagcgtcggaTCCGTCATCAGCTCGTCAATCACACCCGGCTGCTCCTTGGAAATATTCTTGAGATCGTTCCTAAAGACCAAGGGCGaggccgcctcggtgcggTAGGGGCAGTTGCGGCAGGCGTACATCAGGACGTGATTCGTCCGATCCGCCTCGGGATACAGCAGATTGTTGCACTCGGCGCAAAAGTGCAAAGACGCCATCGTGTAGTAGCTATTCTAGGGGCTCGCCCAGTGTCTGTGCCCCTACTCGATCCCAGGCGCCACGGCAAGGGAGAATGGGCAGAGTGCAATCCtccgcgcgccgtcggcggcctgcgACCAGAAGAGTCACGTGCGTCTACGGCGCGGCATCGTGGCTACTTAGCGGAAGCGGTGGatctcctcgcgctcgcggccgcgcatcCAGTCGGGCTCGGTGCCCTCGACGCTGAGGTTAGTTTCATAGTGAGCACGTACTAGATATCCTTGAAAAGCGTGTCGACTTCCGGCTCAGGGCTGTTCTTGGCCTCCTCGACGGCCTTGTCAACCTCCTCCTTGGCGGCCTTGTCGACCTTCTTCAGCTCGGACTCCTCGAGGATGCCCCACTCGAGGATCTGGGTCTTGAGGCCCTGGATGGGGTCCGAAGAGCTGCGCATCTTCTGGATCTCCTCACGCGTACGATAGGTCGTACCGGGGTCCGACAGCGAGTGGCCACCGTAGCGGTAGGTCACCAGCTCCATCAGCAGCGGGCCCTTGCCAGAGGTCGTGTATTCACGCGCGAACTCCGTGCCGCGCATCACCGCGAGCACGTCCATGGCATTCACTTGAATACCGGGAATCGCATCACCACGGGTGTAGAACTCGGTGTTCATCgagctgcgctcggcgctcgtACCCATGCCGTACTTGTTGTTCTCGCAGATGAACACACAGGGGAGCTTCCACAGCTGCGCCATGTTGAACGCCTCAAAGACCTGGCCCTGGTTCGAGGCACCGTCACCGTAGAGCGTGAACGTCGCGTGGTCCGACTTGTTGTACTTCTGCGCAAAGGCAAGACCGGCACCGAGCGGGACCTGCGCACCCACGATACCGTTACCACCGAAGAAGTTGGGGGTGTAAACGTGCATCGAGCCACCCTTGCCCTTCGACATACCATCGCCACGGCCCATCAGCTCGGCCAACATGCCCTTGATCGTACCGCCACGCTGCACCGCAAAGGTATGGCAGCGGTACGCAGTGATCAGGTTGTCATCGGGCTTGATCGCAGCCTCCATGCCGACCGCAACGGCTTCCTGTCGTTAGCACACTCGGGTAAGAGACTTACCTGGCCGATCGAAAGGTGGCAGAAACCACGGATAAGCTTGTGTTTGTACTGCTGGTCGGCAGCCACTTCCATGCGGCGCATCTTGACCATCTCGCTGTAGAGGTGCACAAGCTGCTCCTTGGTCACCTTGATCTCGTCGGTGGGCGCATCAATCTTGAAGCTCTTGAACGACTCGTCGCTCAGCTTCAGCACAAAGGGCTCCGAGTCCGACTTGGGGATCGATCCCTCGGGCTTTGCGCTGTCCGCGACAAGGTGCACACTGCGCGCACCTTGCACAGCCGTCCGCGGCGTGGCAAGCACACGCGGCAGGCGGGCCGATTGCTGGGGTTAGTCGTGTTCGCACAGGGCCTAGAGTACATACCAGCGCCGAGGGGCGTGCAATCCGGGTGGATAGCATGTTCAGAGAAAGCCGGCTCATTGCTGGTGTACACAGCAATTGCTACCAACTTGGTCAAGAGTCAGTGCACTTTTGggtcgcgctgcggtcCCCGTGCCGTTTTGCGGCCTGCGTAATTCCCACTCAGCCCTCCACACGAAGTTCCCCACGCGGCTTGTTGGGTGCGCCCCAACTATGGAACAACGGACTTGGGACACGCTAGGCGCGTGTGGGACGTGCAATTTTTTGTATTATGGGTATGTGCGAGATAGGTGTGTGGTAGGCGCACGGTAGGTGCGCAAGGTACGTGAGCTGCGATAAAGGGTTGGGTAGACGATACGCATGTCGCCTTGGGTGTCCGTTTGAGCAAGCTCGAGAGACGCCAAGGCGAGTTTCTATAGAATCCTTGTTGGGATACATCGTCTACAGTGTTTTATGCCTATGCATCAATGGGTCGGTCAGGCCCGATCTACGTGCTCCACCCCTCACCCCCCCGGCCTGGTTAGTACACGCCTCGTATCGGGTTTCTCTAGGCATCAGAAGATCGGGGATATAGGTAAATGGGCGAATTTTGAGCTGATTTGTCAACGGCTATCGCTTCGTGCATCGACATTTTTTGACCATGGTAGACCCGAAATCCGTCGGCCTCCCCGATGACCACTGGCGCCCCACGTACGAAGACATCCATGTCCTGATCCGCGATATCTCGAACAAAGTGCGCGACGAGTTCAACCCCGACCTAATGGtcgcgatcggcggcggcggttTCTTCCCTGCGCGCGTCCTGCGTACCTTCCTGAAGAAGaaggacgaggcgacgtCGAAGATGCGCAATGTTCCGATCCAGGCGATCGGCCTGAGCCTGTACGAGGAGGTGGCCGGTGTCTCGGAGGAGGCGATCGGCAAGGAGGTCGTCCGTACGCAGTGGCTCGACTCTggcagcagctcctcgtcgcaggGCGACAAGAAGGACGCtggcggcctgctcggcaagaATGTGCTTATTGTGGTACGTGGCATTAGCTTACCCCaggacgaggtcgacgactcgcgcacgacgctaCAGTAGGTGCTACGGACTAACTCAGCTATGCGTACCACGAGCTTTTGAAGGACGTCAAGGAGGCGTTTGCGTCGCTGACACCTGAGGAGCAGGCCAAGCTCCCCCCCACCCGGTTCGCCATCTTTGTTGTGCACAACAAGCTTGGCCCgaagcgtgccgagcttcCTGTCCTCGAGTCGGCTGCCGCGGAGAAGATCGAGAACGGCGTGAGCACCGGTGTGTACTACTACGCCGCCGAAACCACGCCGCCGGTCTGGATCGACTTCCCGTGGGAGCAGGTGGACATTGTGGAGCACaaccgcctcgccgcgatcgcccgcgagcacggcctcggTCCTCCTCATTAATGCTCCGTAGCGTCCACGTGACCAATTAGTTCCCAGTGTTGGGCAACGTTTGGGGGCGAGGCTCGTGCGCCCCCACGACATCATGGGTCTGTCTGCGAATCCTCTGAGCCTGCGGGAACAGCTTGCGTTCTACGGTGCATACCACACGAACAATGTGAATGTATTCATTCACATCATCTGTGTGCCTCTGATCTACATGTCGATTctgtcgctgctgctcaCTACCGGCTTCAGTCTCGACAATGtcgcgcgccagctgcCCCAGTTTGCGCAGACGCCACTCCATGAGTTGAGCACCTTTCTCGCAAAGCATGTGCCGAACAGCGTCTACCAACACCTCAACCTTGCCTCGTTTCTCAGCGTGGTTTACCTCGCCTActacgcggtgctcgatgTGGCGGCTGCGACGCTCCTCTCGCCTCTGTGGGCCGCCTACTACTTTGTGAGCTGGGCGCTGATCGAATACCACCCCAAGGGCCAGCAgattgcgctcggcgtcttCCTCTTTGGCTGGATCGCGCAGTTCTACGGCCACGGCGTGCACGAggggcgtgcgccggcgctcctggacaacttgctcggcgcgctggttCTTGCGCCACTCTTTGTCTTCTTGGAGGTGCTCTTCTTCTTCGGCTACCGCCCTGAGCTGCAAAAGTGGCTCAAGAACGAGACGGGGCGCCTCATCACTCAGTTCCGCACAGAGCAGGCTTccaagcagcgcgccgaggccgccaagTCCAAGTAGGTATATTAGCCCGTGTCAATAGTAACCAGTTCCACGAAACACGGCCACTCGCGCAGGATGTGGGGTGGAGACACGGGgacggtcgtcgcgccctCGGTGTACGACGTGAGCATGAGCGCCATGCCGCCGCtctgcacgacgccggcctTGAGAGGGAGGACAGAaatgcgcacctcggcatgCTCCGTGACGTGGGGAATCGCGCGGTACGCGGGGCCGAGCAGGCTCATGTTCAGCCACGTaccgtcggcggcgacgagcgcgaggtcgtacgtgcgctgagcgccgtcgagggCATGCACTGCGACGTGCACTGTcagctcggccgcggcctcaGCGACAAATGCttgcggcagcgcggcgaggtgcgcggtCGCAAACAGGCGGGGAAGACcatcgagcgcaggcgGAACGGGCATATTAACGCCGCGCTGAATCGGCCCAATTTTGAGCACGCCAGGCTCGGCAttcggcacgcgccagtgcgcgacgatcgtgccgagcggATGCACGACACTGACCAAGCGCTtgtcggccggcgcggcggcgagctgcgcgagcgtcgccttttccagcaccgcctcgctgctcggcgcgagcaCAAAGACGTACTGGCGCACGTCTTTCGGCTGCAAGTGCCGCGCGGTGCTTCCCGTAtccagcgcatcgacgaggtgccAGGTCCAGGCGTCGTTCGCCGGCTGCGtatcgaggcgcagctcctccaGGACCACCGGCCGGGGCGATACGTTGTGCACCTGCACCTGGATATACACACGCTCACGCACACGCACATCAGGGTGCATGGCCAGTGCGCGGCTGCGGACGCCTTGCGACGTGGTGTGCAATGCGATCGGAGGAGGCTGGACGGAGAATTTGTACAGTCTGGTGAGCATAGGCACGTACTTGGTCATCCAATgctcctcgccgctcgtcggcaagtcgcagcgcacgcgacaCACGAGCGCATGCTGCGCCATCGTCCCGATCtcgtggcgcgcgacgagggtgaggcgcgcacgcggcgcgagctcgaccacggccggcggcgcgctggcgtCGCTCTCTGGCGCGTACGACAGGACGTACTCAAGCGGATGCGAGGCGTCCGGGCCACCCGCCTGCATGTCCACCTGCAGGCGGACACCTTGGACCGGCGCGTCCGACTCGTTCGTCACACTTACCAACACGCTAAACGTCTCGCCGACAGCTGCGTTAGAAAAGACACGCACCGACCGTCCCAAACGACGAAGGGAGGACCAAGTGGTCCGTGTATGTcgcatcgcgcagcgtcggctcCGCCTCGGTAAAGACACGGTCGCTGCCGCGTGCATAGCTCGCCTGGACGGCGTCCCAGGCGGCTGGGTCGAACGCCTCGACGcccgacgctgcgccgagcgccgaccCCGACTCTTTGGATGTCTCGAATACCGGCACCGAACGCGCGGCAAGGACCGGCGCAGACATGCGCATTACCTTGAccacgagcggcggcggcggccccgCACTCGGCTCCATCGTGAGGCGTGTGGAGGTGACGGAGAAGACGatggcgctgcaggaggcggcgcgggcgatCGACGGGACGACGCcagcggcgcttgcggcgctcgccgcgggtcttgacgaggcgagcactgccgagcttgcggaTATGGCGatcgctgcggcgcgcttcgtcccggcgaccgacgcggcgacgcgcagcatggacctcgacgcggtccTTGCTCCGCCGGTACACGATGCGTGGTGCACACGCGAGGCAGCGCACGAGGCTCGGAGTACGTCAAAGTTCTAACGCAGTccttctcgagcgcatcccGGCGTGCGAAGACGTCGTCGCACACGTCCTCGAGACGTACATCCGGCCCATCTTTCGCAaggctgccgagcgcgcgcgtgtcCAGGCGAGTGGACGTGCCGTCCCAGGCGCACGGCATCCGGTTTGGGACGATGACGTCGAGACATGGGATGATGCGCAGATCGTCGGTGGCCACcccgcacgcggcgcgccgaatGTGCTCGCATGGTGCGTCGCTACGCTCGGCCGCACCGATGCCGGCGCGTGGGAGCGACTGTGGCCGCACCTTGTTCCCCCGATCATggtgctcctcgacgcgcctggcgcgcgtgcgaagctgctcggcgcgtgcgtcgcaggCAACCTATTGGACCCCCAGGCACCAGCGAGCGTCCCAGCCTCGCTCTTGCACCGCACtggcctcgcggcgctgctgggcgacgcgctcaccAGTGCGCTGCACCATATGACCGACGCCGAATACGGCGCACCGCTGCTTAGTGCCGCGatccgcgcacgccgcggcctcgcgaCGATATTGTACCCCGACGTGGACGCGACAGCCGACGCGTTTGACGCGCATGCACGCCTCTTTTCCGAaggcgtgctcgccgcgctaTCGTACTGTGCCCCAccctcggcctcggcacccgcgcagcgtgcatCACCCGGCACTGCActcggctcggcgcgcctgcagcaggcgctggccggcacggcggcgcggtgggcCCTTGTTCTGTGCACggacctcggcacgcccgtGCTGCGGTTCTGGAACGCGTATATGGACTGGGCGACTGGGTGGCTGTCGCAGGCCTTTGCCGGGTGCGAGTCGCTTGCGTGCCCcccccgccgcggcctttCCGAGGTGGTCACTGAGATCACCGAAGGCGAGCAAGGCGAGCAAGAGGtgatcgacgcgccggactgggcgacggccggcgcggtgcttgtcgcgagcgtcgaggcgtGCGTACGTAGCGCATGCACGCTCACGCACCTTGCAGCGCAGGCCGACCGTGAGCAGCAGAcggtcgcgacgctgcggctCCCTGCGCAGCTGCCCGGCCTCGCGGCATGGAGCGAGCAGCTGGTCTGTgcatcggcgcggtgcTATGTGCGCCTTTCCGAGCTCTCGTTAGATGCCAATGCGGCGGCTTCCGTGGCATCGCTCaaggatgcgctgcacgcgctgtgcaccgcgctcctcgctgCGGATCCTATATTGACTACGGTACGTCGActggctgacgcaggcgctcggcgcactccacagcgagccgcgcctgcggccgCTCTTTACCACGTGACACCTGATACCCTTAGTGGAACGCTCTTATGGTAGCCGacggagcgcaaggagcgcctggccctggccgtggccgtggccgtgggcgcgggcgcgggggCCGCGGgggcggccgtggcgggGGCCGTGGCGGCGAAGGTGCCAAAGGCCCTTCTGAAGCGGCACACGACACGGTGGCGCctgcggtgcgcgcgacgccgaccgttgcgccgctggccactcccgacgaggacgccgAGATTTGCTTTATCTGTGCCGAGCCCATCGCACTGTACTCGGTCCCTCCCTGCAACCACCGCATTTGCCATATTTGTTCGATgcggctgcgtgcgctgtgGAAGAAGCGCGACTGCACGTTTTGCAAAGGCGAGGCGACCAGCGTCATCTTTACGCCGAATGCCACGCGCGGCTATGGCGAGTTTACGCCTGATCAGCTGCCGTATGCTGACGAGAAGCTTTCGATTAGTTTTGAGCGCAAGCAGGACTATGACAACACCATCGCACTCCTGCGTTTCAACTGTCCGATCGAGCGATGCGAGGTGATGAGCGCCGGCTGGTCGGACCTCAAGACGCACGTCAAGCGCGACCACTCGCGCCTGCTGTGCGACCTCTGCATCAAGCACAAGAAGATTTTTTCGCACGAGCACGCGGTGTACACCGCCGCGTCACTCCAGGAGCACCTTTCGGCGGAGCATCGGTACTGCGAGTACTGCCGGCAGCACTTTTACAGTGACGACGAGCTGTGGGTGCACATGCGTGACCGCCACGAGCAGTGCCACATCTGCAAGGGCCGCAGCGAAGAGGAGCGCTGGCGCTACTACAAGGACTATCgcatgctcgagcagcacttCCAGAAGGAGCACTACCTGTGCCCTGCGCGCGAGTGCCTCGAGCAAAAGTTTGTTGTATTTGAGAACCAGATGGAGTTCCAGGTGCACCAGGTGCAGGAGCACGGCAAGACGCTCTCGAGCcgcgagaagcgcgacgcgctccgcgtcgacgccaACTTTCTGTACGAGAGCGAGCAGCCCgagccgagctcgtcgcgccgccgcaagaAAGGCAGAGAAGGCGTCTCGATCCAGACCGAGGaccccgcgccgagctcgtcgcgccgcgcgcagtTCGGCCACGCGCTcaccgagcccgaggcgcgcccGGAGCAGCAGCAGTCGGAAAAGTACTGGTCGACTGTCCTTACGGTGCTGAACGACTCGCAGATCAAGCTcacggcgtgccgcagcgcgctgcaggcctACCGCGCCTCGGAGCTGAGCGTGCACGATCTGCTGAAGACGGTGATGAACATCACCGGCGAGGGCACGCACTCGTTCGACGTCGGCACTACCGACCTCGTCATCCAGAGCCTCGCCGAGATTGTGCAGAACGgcgagaagcgcaaggagctcctcgacgctTGGGCCGACATCAAGGGGAAGCAGAACCGCTTCCCGACGCCGATGGAgtcgcacggcggcgccgtgcgccagctgAAGAACGCCGCCTCCGGCAACAACCGCGTGTGGGAGAAtgtggcgcgcgccgcgtcgaacgcaccgagcgtgcgcagccaGACGCACTTTCCCCAACTCGGCGCGAGCAACGCGTCGAGAGTCCCCGGCTCGGCTGCGCATACCTccagcgccacgcgccgcggccagaCCGCGTCCGCCACGCcgtggagcgcgccgcagccccGCGCACAAACCGCGCCTgtgcgcccgacgccgtTCTCGgtgtcggcgccgcgcgcgtggcgcgccgcgtgcgtcgctcggcgagagcCAGTTCCCGAGCCTGCCGACCAACGCGGGCGTCGCTCAGCGCCAGGCCGAAAAGCgccagctgctcggccacgccgcgcgtccgccgccgccgcgctcgtggggcgcaccggcggcgcctccgCTGAACTCGAGCGCATTCCCGTCGCTGAACGAGGTCTCTGgcacgctgccgcagcCCGGCCCGAGCACCGAGTCGGTGCCGGTGCAGGGGCCcggcaagcagcgccgcaagaaGGGGGTGCTGTTGTCGTCGGTGTCGTCGATGCATCATGTCTAGCTACATAGTACTGGTATCTTGCTCCTCCTCCGCCCTCCGCGTCTCGGGgttcggcacgccggcctGCGTCATGAGCGTAGAAAACTTTCCCCAGAGCTCGGCGATGGACTCGAAGCCCTTGCCGACCGAGATGTGCTCCTCCATCTTGCGGTTCGCCGCGTTGGTGTTGCCGATCACGGTTTCGAGACTCTGCATGAGACGCGCGACATACGCTTGTAATCTCGGCCAGCaaccgctcgcgctcgcgctcaaaGTACGTCGGCTGCTGCGTGTCGACATCCTACATGAGCCTAATCACCTACACTTGACACGGCCATGGTGCAACGCAACGCGTCAAACACGTGATTCCTTCGACGACGCGGGCGCGTAAAACTGGGTAAGTGGAGGTACGTACGCGGTTGCGGAACTCGGCGGGGTCGTCGCTGGCGCGGACGCGGCCCTTGGCGGCGTCTGGCGGCGCACGAAAGGCCGTGgggccggcgtcgtcgcgcttctgCATGGTAATCAGGCGGCGGCCCCACTTGCCAAAGTCCTGCAGGctgtgcgcgacgagcgcaaagtgcgcgtgctcggGAATCGTCGTCgcgacctcgtcctcgctcaTCGTCGGCAGCCAGAACACGAGGCGTCCGCCGGGCTTGAGGAGCGCAGATGAGTATTCGAGCAGGTCTGTAAGCAGCTCCGACAGGTGGTAGGGTTTCGTAGGGGGCAGGTAGTCGGGCAAGAcgtgcgacggcgtgccgtcggCCATGAGGTagggctcgtcgcgctggtgctcgacgttgcgccgcccgaggcgcttggcgccggcgcgtacTCCGTAGGGGGCTGGGTCAGGGGGTAGGGGTGTACGTACGGTCCGTGACGATTGCGTCAAAtaggccgccgccgccgccgttgCGGAACGGCAGGCGCCACGGCGCATTGGTCATGTCAAAGACTCCGGTGTCGAGGATGCGGCCCGTGAGGCCGTACTGCCGCGCGctgagcgcgacgccgcgcgcgccgtccttgTCCTGGCGGCCACGCAGCATGCGCCCATCAATGTCGCTGCCGAACGAGAACGCACCGAGCATCGAGCACGCATAGAGCATTGAGCCGGTACCTGCAAATGGGTCGTACACAAACTTGGACGGgcccgcgagcgccatgtTGGCCATCACGACACTCATCTCGCTCTCCATACTCGTATTGCCAATGTACTGGCGCTTTTTGAGACtgagctcgtcgatcaGGTCGCGCGCAGGCATGCACCCACTGCGGTCCTTGATCTTGCGCCCGAAAAAGAGCTGCACCAGCCGGGGGTCCTGGTCGCCCTGGGGATgcggctcgctgccggcatcgagcgcgcgcgcgtactCTTCAATGACGCCCCACGTAAGGTCCGACTTTTtgaggcgcgtcggcccGGCGAGGTCCATGTACCCAAACGCCTCGATGAGCGCaatgcggcgcgcatcgggGATCGCGGCGTTGAAGCCTTGCATGAGCGCCTTCCACGAAATGTCGGGCGACGAGTAGGGCAGCCACGGCTTCAGCTCGCGGttgcgcgcgtgcagctcTTCGTAGGTATCCGCACACACCCACAGCTCCCAGACGGCACGCAGGCacgagcaccgccgcagcagctcgcgcgcggcgtcgtccgagGGCAGGCGGCACAGGATAAaggggcggcgcacgtccacgCCGTCGTACGGGCCAAAGCGCGAGGGCGTCGGAACATACTCAAAGGGGATGCCGAGGTATGTCGCCGATGCCTCAAACTCGGGCAGCCGAAAGTCAGTGTGCGACTGCGCAAAGTGCAGGACGTACACCCGACTTTCTTCCATGATAAAAGAAGTGGAGGTGGATCACTCCACACGATGGCCTGGACGGCGCAGGGGGcaccgctgcgccgcggcatggTGTGGGCGCGTACGCtagcgacgcgcgcggcaaaGCCGCTAAGACAACTCGAGAGGCTGCAGAGCCTTGTACAGCAAGTATCGCGCACGAACGGCGTAGGCGAAAAACGCGCCATCCTCGCGTCGTTTGCCGATCTCGCCCCGATTCTCGAGCGGTACGTCGAGAAGGACTGACCCAGGCTGTATTTGCGCACGATGCGGTTCCACGTAACGTCGGGTGCACTGAGAAAGTACATGATGCGGGAGGACAAGGCGCAGACGCTTTCTGTCCCCGTCCCGCCCACGCTCGAGGGTCTGCTGGACCAGCTCGCTGCACGGACCGTGTCCGGCCACGACGCCAAGGACTTGATCTGTGCATTCCTCAAGAGGCACGGGATAATGGCGCATCACGATAAAGagacgcagcgtgcgccgacgtcgacgtcgcTCACCGTCCTGGACATCTTCTTTCGGTGCCTCGACCGGAATCTCCAAGCAGGCATTTCGCAGGCGACGCTACGCTCTGTGATGCATGCGGACGAATCGCAAGGAGCGGTGCAGCGCTTCTTGGCGGCGTTGAATTCTTCCGGAAACGTGTCCTCCTTCCCGATGGAAATGGCACTTGCACATATAGGCTCGCCGGCCAAGGTCGTGaagcgcatgcagcgctcggcatggtacgcctcgcgcaAGGTGGACGGCGTGCGATGCGTAACGGTCGTTTCGATAAACGCCAAATCCAAGCGTATCACCGACGTCTATACGCTCTCCCGCAGTGGGCGGCCGCTCGAGGCCTTGGCGCCGTTCCGTGCGCAGCTAGCCGAGGACCTGGGCGCGTATCcccgccttgcgcgcctggCGGGCGCCCCCGATGCGAACGGGCGTGCCCACCTTGTGCTTGACGGCGAACTGTGTGCACTGCAGCccgccggcgacgacggGCGTACGACGTCCTATGTCGAGGACTTTGCGCATACTCTCTCGGTCGTCCGGCGGCAGACGCccagcacgacgccgatcATCTACTTTCCTTTCGATTGCATGCCCCTCGAGGCGTTTGTGtgctggcgcacggcgctggaAAGAGGCACCGCCCCCCCTTTTTCCGAGCGCTATGCATCGCTCGAAGCGCTCGTCGCATGGagtctcgccgagcgccccgcgacgtgcctgcggcgcctggaacagtggcgcgtgcgcgacgccgcgtcgctcgatgcgctcgtcgaccgtgc from Malassezia japonica chromosome 1, complete sequence includes the following:
- a CDS encoding tRNA (guanine(10)-N(2))-methyltransferase (COG:L; BUSCO:EOG09262GNE; EggNog:ENOG503NW55), with the translated sequence MEESRVYVLHFAQSHTDFRLPEFEASATYLGIPFEYVPTPSRFGPYDGVDVRRPFILCRLPSDDAARELLRRCSCLRAVWELWVCADTYEELHARNRELKPWLPYSSPDISWKALMQGFNAAIPDARRIALIEAFGYMDLAGPTRLKKSDLTWGVIEEYARALDAGSEPHPQGDQDPRLVQLFFGRKIKDRSGCMPARDLIDELSLKKRQYIGNTSMESEMSVVMANMALAGPSKFVYDPFAGTGSMLYACSMLGAFSFGSDIDGRMLRGRQDKDGARGVALSARQYGLTGRILDTGVFDMTNAPWRLPFRNGGGGGLFDAIVTDPPYGVRAGAKRLGRRNVEHQRDEPYLMADGTPSHVLPDYLPPTKPYHLSELLTDLLEYSSALLKPGGRLVFWLPTMSEDEVATTIPEHAHFALVAHSLQDFGKWGRRLITMQKRDDAGPTAFRAPPDAAKGRVRASDDPAEFRNRDVDTQQPTYFERERERLLAEITSSLETVIGNTNAANRKMEEHISVGKGFESIAELWGKFSTLMTQAGVPNPETRRAEEEQDTSTM
- a CDS encoding RING-type E3 ubiquitin transferase (COG:O; EggNog:ENOG503NVAX; BUSCO:EOG09261MOX) → MVADGAQGAPGPGRGRGRGRGRGGRGGGRGGGRGGEGAKGPSEAAHDTVAPAVRATPTVAPLATPDEDAEICFICAEPIALYSVPPCNHRICHICSMRLRALWKKRDCTFCKGEATSVIFTPNATRGYGEFTPDQLPYADEKLSISFERKQDYDNTIALLRFNCPIERCEVMSAGWSDLKTHVKRDHSRLLCDLCIKHKKIFSHEHAVYTAASLQEHLSAEHRYCEYCRQHFYSDDELWVHMRDRHEQCHICKGRSEEERWRYYKDYRMLEQHFQKEHYLCPARECLEQKFVVFENQMEFQVHQVQEHGKTLSSREKRDALRVDANFLYESEQPEPSSSRRRKKGREGVSIQTEDPAPSSSRRAQFGHALTEPEARPEQQQSEKYWSTVLTVLNDSQIKLTACRSALQAYRASELSVHDLLKTVMNITGEGTHSFDVGTTDLVIQSLAEIVQNGEKRKELLDAWADIKGKQNRFPTPMESHGGAVRQLKNAASGNNRVWENVARAASNAPSVRSQTHFPQLGASNASRVPGSAAHTSSATRRGQTASATPWSAPQPRAQTAPVRPTPFSVSAPRAWRAAQFPSLPTNAGVAQRQAEKRQLLGHAARPPPPRSWGAPAAPPLNSSAFPSLNEVSGTLPQPGPSTESVPVQGPGKQRRKKGVLLSSVSSMHHV
- a CDS encoding uncharacterized protein (COG:S; EggNog:ENOG503P2WZ); the protein is MAWTAQGAPLRRGMVWARTLATRAAKPLRQLERLQSLVQQVSRTNGVGEKRAILASFADLAPILERLYLRTMRFHVTSGALRKYMMREDKAQTLSVPVPPTLEGLLDQLAARTVSGHDAKDLICAFLKRHGIMAHHDKETQRAPTSTSLTVLDIFFRCLDRNLQAGISQATLRSVMHADESQGAVQRFLAALNSSGNVSSFPMEMALAHIGSPAKVVKRMQRSAWYASRKVDGVRCVTVVSINAKSKRITDVYTLSRSGRPLEALAPFRAQLAEDLGAYPRLARLAGAPDANGRAHLVLDGELCALQPAGDDGRTTSYVEDFAHTLSVVRRQTPSTTPIIYFPFDCMPLEAFVCWRTALERGTAPPFSERYASLEALVAWSLAERPATCLRRLEQWRVRDAASLDALVDRAAHAQWEGLMLREDIGYEGRRTQSLLKLRPTQEAEYVVQDVVLASMRLPINGKYAVYEAVSHIVIDHEGVPVSVGSGFSAEERLRYAQHPDALRGKTVTVAYFQEHALCDSPS